In Bacillus weihaiensis, the genomic stretch TTGACTTGATAATAAAGCTTGAGAGAAATGCTGTGTTTGGTCTGATATATGATTGCTAAAGATTTTATATTTTTTATCAATAGGTCCAAATAATGAAGACAACTTTCCAATTGTTTCACTAGGGCCTAAAAGCAAATAGCCTCTATCTTTTAAGGCAAAATGAAATAGAGATAAAACTCTTTGTTGAAGTTCTGTCTGAAAATAAATCATGACGTTACGACAGCTAATCATATCTAAATTAACAAAAGGTGAGTCTTTTATCATATTATGTGGAGCGAAAACAATTTTTTGTCTAATTTCACGTTTTACCTGATAGTCACTACCATCCTTATCAAAATATTTGATTAAGAGATTTGTAGGGATCGTCGTGACAATCTGCTCAGAATAGGTACCTTGACTAGCAAACTTAACCGAATCTCGATCAATATCAGTTGCAAAAACTTGCAAATCCATATCAATCTTTCTTTTTTCAATTTCCTCATTAAAGAGAATGGCTAACGAATATGCTTCCTGTCCAGTAGAACAGCCAGCTATCCAAATACGCATTTTATTGCGACCTTTCACTAAGTTCTCATCTACCATATTCGGAATTAATTCATGCTGTAGGTAATTGAAAACCTCTTGATCTCTAAAAAAGTGTGTGACTCCTATTAAAAGATCCTCCTGTAAATATCGTATTTCTCTAGGATTCTCTAGGAGGTAATTTTTATAATCACCTAATGTTTGAAAGGATTGTTCACTTAAACTCATACGTCTTTCAATCCTGCGAACAACCGTATTTCTTTTATACATTGAAAAATCAATGCCACTCTTCTTATGTATCATCGTTAACACTTGTTGAAGTGTTGATTCATTAAAATCTACCGGTACTGTTTCCATATAGGTTATAATGTGCTGTGGCATATCAGAAGGACTTAAAATAAAATCAGCTACTCCAGATTTTATCGCGCTTTCAGGCATGTCTTGATATTTTGCCGTTTCATTCTGTATTAAGCACAACCCATTATTTTCATGTATATCCTTTAAACCAGTAGTCCCATCAGATCCTTTCCCTGATAAGATGATGCCAATCGACCGCTCCTTCGCGAAATCTGCTAAAGAAGTAAAAAAGTGATTAATCGGGTCATTAAGGACTTTGCCTTCGTCGTATTTTTTTAAACGAAGCATACCAGGTTTTTGAATATACAGATAATGGTTAGGAGGACATAGAAAAACTGTATTCGGCTTCAGGATCATTCCTTCTTCCACCTGAACTACCTTCATCGTTGTGTATTTTTTTAATATCTCTGGCATTAAGCTTTTATATTGTGACGATAAGTGCTGGACGATGACAAATGCTGCTGGTATATCAGTATCCACAGCCTGGAAGAATTGTTCAATCGCCTCAAGTCCGCCAGCAGATGCACCCAGCCCTACAATATAAGGTGTCTCGTTCTTAGTACTATTACGATCGAGAACACCTTGACCCTCTGTGTTGTTAGACATAATGTTCCTCCTTCTCCTACTGTGTCGCATTTATAAGTGGCTCTTTTTGCCTATCATTATACATGAATCGTTACTTCCTTATTCTTTCTATTTTACCTTATATCTCTAAGATACTAAAATTCTATTTTTTTTTCCAAATCTAACACTTACCTACTTTTGTGAGTTTATAAAAATCCCTCTCAAATTTGTTGAGAGGGTTATCATTTAATCTAATAGAGGGAGTAATAGTTTCACCCTAGTACCTTTATTTAATTCAGAAGTAAAATGAATCTGCCCTTTATGATTTTCAATAATGCGATAGCATATCATAAGTCCTAAACCACTACCCTTTTCTTTATTCGAATAAAAGGGTTCACCAAGTCTTGCTAACCTTTCCTTTTCTATGCCAATTCCCTGATCTTGAATCGTTACATAAAAAAACTCTTTATTTTCTTGACCTAACTCAATTTCAATGGTTCCACCATTCGGCATTGCTTCTATAGCGTTTGTAAAGATATGGTGAAAAACTTGTTTTAGTTGGTTTTCATTACACCATAGTGAACGGTCCTTTTCTCTATGGTGAATCAAAAATGAGATATTTTGCATTTCACAAATATCACTTACTAAATACATCGATTGCTCAATAAGATCTATAACCTTCTTCCTTTCTCTTACTGTTTCAATATGACTATTGGCTAAGATAAGTATTTCGTTTACAAATTCTTCGATTTGATTTAACTCAGAAATTATTAAATCATGATAAGGATTATTGAAGGTATCATAAGACCCGAGCTGCATAAATCCCTTAATGCTTGTTAATGGGTTTCTCACTTCATGTGCAATGCTTGCTGCTAATTGCCCTACTGCAGCGAGCTTATCTGATTTTCGGAATAGATCAGCATTTAATTTATACTCTGTTATATCCTCTGCTACACCAACAAATCGGAATTTCTCTCCCTTTTCGTTTAATATAGGAACAATACGATTGCGTATCCAGTGAACTTGTCCATTCTTGTATAGTAAGCGATAATCAAATTCAGCACGTGTCTTGAGGTTACGTAACGTTTCAATGACCCAATCCCTATCATCAGGGTGAATGACTTGATACCATTCATCCAAGTTACGACATTCTCTTCCTATTTTCCCTACAATTTCATACCAGACGGGGCTCTTATACACAAGCTTCTTTTCGTTAAAATCATAGATCCAAAAAGCTTCATTAATATTATTCGCAATTTGCTGGAAGCGTTCCTGACTTTCCTGTAAGCTTGTCTCTGCTTGTATCCGTTCGATTTCATTTCCAATCCATTGCGCGATAAGCTGAAGAAACTCAATATCAGAGTCACTTATTCTTCTTTTGATACTACCTTTTGTACAAAAGCAAATACTCCCATATAATGTTTCATTTAAAAAGATAGGTGCAGCTAAATACTCAGAAAGGTGTTCATACTCACATGACTGAGAGTAGCTAGTGCGAAAATGGACAGGCTTTAATGATTCTACAATCTGCCTTGTATAATACTCTTCTACACGATATACCTCAGAAAAGTTTTTCACGATGCCTGTCTCATTTTTTGCGGCAATGACCTTACATTGTTCAAGCTCAATTTCTGACACCATGCCATCCGTAAGCTGGAATCGATCCGAACCTACAACTAAAAGAAGGTTTAGCTTTTCATTAAAGCTTAGATTTTTATTGCTTGTTACTTCATATAAAGTTTTAATTGACCGCTCATTATTAGTTCTTGTGACCAAGTCCGTTCTTAATTCAATTTCCGTCACAATCCATTGACTTAGATCAATAAGTATTTGCCTATCACGAGAAGTAAATGTCCGTGGTTCATAATCTAGAAGACAAAGAGAACCCAACACATTACCTTTCTTAGTCATAACAGGAGCACCTGCGTAAAATCTGAATCCATACTCCTCAACCAAACGATTGTGTTTAAATCGATCATCTAAAAGAGTATCTTCTATAACAATTGGCTGCCTCTCCACGACAACATGGTGGCAAAAAGCTACACTTCGATCTGTAGAGCGTACATTTTCGAGTTCACCTGTTAAACCTACACAGGATTTAAACCATTGTTTATCGTCCGTTATTAAAGTAAAAAGAGCAATTGGAGCTTGAAAAAGTCTACTTGCTAAATTAGTAATACGATCAAATGATTCTTCCTCAGGAGTTTCTACTAGATCTAATTGATATAGCTCAGTTAATCTTCTTCGTTCAGACTCTCTTTCTAAAAAAGAGGACCTTTTATCATGAAAATTTTCCCCTAAGTTAAAAATTGAAATCCCCCCAAATCCCTTGTTTACTTATGAAAACTATTTATATTAATATCGTACCATATTCCCCCAAGGTAGTTGAAAGATTTTAGAGAAAAAAATGGAAATAAAAAGGAAAAGTAAGGAAATGTTGAAAAAAGAGATTACTAAATGGCTCATTCCCCTTTGTTAGGTTCTAGCGCACAAAAAAAAACAGGCTAGGATTCAAAGCTCCTAGCCTGTTCATAAATCCTTATTCTAGTCCAGTAGCAACTTCATTAATCATAAAGTCAACTGATTCTAATCCTCCGCCTGATAAATACCAAACAGCTGCATCTAAATAAACAATTTGCTCATTTTGATACGCTTTTGTTCCTTTAATTAATTCGTTCTCTAGTGCTTCCTCTGCTGATGTTTCTCCACCAATTGCAGCCGTGCGGTCAATGACGAATAAATAGTCAGGATCCTTCTCTACTATGTACTCAAATGTAACACTTTGCCCATGTGTAGAAGCTTCAATGTTTTCGTCTACTGCAGGTACGCCCATTACGTCATGGATAATTCCATAGCGAGAACCAGGTCCATACGCACTTAGAGAACCTTCATTTAATAGGACAACAAGAGCATTTTTATCTTTAGCAGCTTCTTTCACATCTGCCATTGTTTCCTTAATTTCTGCAAGCTTTGTTTCTACTTCATCTTGTTTTGTGAAAATTTCACCAAGTGTCATCATGTTCTCTTCAAACGATTCCATGTACCTAGTCGTATCCACCCCTAAATAAATCGTTGGGGCAATTTCTGTAAGCTCTTCATAAAAATCTGCTTGTCTACCAGAAATGAAAATAACATCTGGAGCTACTTCACTTAATGTCTCGTAATCAATTTCCTTCAAGCTTCCTACATTTTCATATTCTTCCCCATTATATGTAGAAAGATAGTCTGGAATAAGGTTTTTTGGAACAGCTGCTACTTCTACACCTAATGAATCTAATGAATCAAGAACTCCAAAATCAAATGCTACAACTTTTTCAGGGTTTGTCATTAACGTTGTTTCACCAAGCTCATGAGTAATTGTTATTTCTTTCTGCTCTACCTCAGCCGTCTCACCTGCTGCTTCTTCTGTTGTAGATTCCTCACTTGTTGTCGTCTCAGCACCACATGCTGCTAAAACAAAAGCGAAAAGGGCTACTAGTAAAATAGATAAAAACTTCTTCACTTTCATCACCTCGTAAATTTTTTTTATAGATAACTTACTTTTTGTAGAATTCTATTTAATTGATAGTAAAAATCATTATCAATTAATACTGAAAAGAAAAGGGGTCCCCCCCTATATATCTTCAAAAAGTAAATGATTCACAATAGTATTCGTTAGGAAAAATATACACAGATTTTTTGATTATTGATGACCTGAACAGGTATATCCATATCATAGATTTCTTTAAGAGACGCAGAGGTCATAATCTCGTCTTTCGTTCCACTACGAACGACTTGACCATTCTTTAACCCAACGATGTAATCTGAGTAGCATGAGGCAAAATTAATATCATGCAAAACGATAATCACTGTTTTCCCTAACTCATCAACTAATTTTCTTAAATTCTTCATGATTTGCACAGAGTGCTTCATATCTAGGTTGTTTAATGGTTCATCCAACAGAACATATTTTGTGTTTTGAGCAATAATCATGGCGATGTATGCCCGTTGTCTCTGCCCTCCACTTAAATGGTCAAGAAATTCATGTTGAATTTCTTCTAATCCCATATAAGTGATCGCTTCATCGACAGCCTGCCAATCTTCCCCTGTTAAACGTCCTTGTGAATAAGGAAAGCGCCCAAATGCAACAAGCTCTCTTATCGTTAAGCGAATATTGATTGAGTTTGTTTGCTTTAGGATGGAAATTTGCTTTGCAAGCTCATTCGTTTTTGCATGTTGGATGTTTTGATCTCCAATGAAAATTTCACCCTTATCCATTGAAATCAATCGACTTATGCCTGATAAAAGAGTACTCTTACCAGCACCATTAGGACCAATAAAGGAGGTGATTTTTCCCTTTGCAATTTGGAGTGACACATCATTTACTACAAGCTTCTGACCATATTTTTTTGATGTACTCTTAACTTCTACCATGATCGATTCTCCTTTAATAGTAGAAAGAGAAAATATATTCCACCAATTAAATTAACAATTACACTTACTGTTGTTGTAAAAGTAAACACTTTCTCAACGATAAATTGACCTGCTACTAAAGCTAATACACTGATTAGAATTGCTCCAATTATAAGATGCTTATGCTGATAGGTTTTATATAACTCATGCGTCACATTCACAACCAATAAACCTAAGAAAGTGATTGGTCCAACTAATGCTGTCGAAATCGCAATGAAAATAGACACAACAATTAGTAATCTTTTCACCACTCGATCATAATCAATCCCCAAATTTATGGCATGCTCTCTCCCTAATGACAACACATCTAAATATTTATGGTTTGGCAAGTAAAAGAGAATACCCAGAACCAATAAACCAATAGATAGCAGCAATAAATCTGTACGAACATTATTAAAGCTCGCAAACATTCTAGATTGAACCATCA encodes the following:
- a CDS encoding iron chelate uptake ABC transporter family permease subunit; translation: MLRKTLILLGFVLLAVACFLFYDLGPNIDYVLPRRITKVAAIIITGAAIAFSTVIFQTITNNRILTPSIIGLDSLYVLLQTGIIFLAGSMSFFFLNDYVNFLLGAGLMVFFSTLLFGFMFKREQNIYFLLLIGIILGTLFGSLSTFMQILIDPNEFLMVQSRMFASFNNVRTDLLLLSIGLLVLGILFYLPNHKYLDVLSLGREHAINLGIDYDRVVKRLLIVVSIFIAISTALVGPITFLGLLVVNVTHELYKTYQHKHLIIGAILISVLALVAGQFIVEKVFTFTTTVSVIVNLIGGIYFLFLLLKENRSW
- a CDS encoding siderophore ABC transporter substrate-binding protein, with amino-acid sequence MKKFLSILLVALFAFVLAACGAETTTSEESTTEEAAGETAEVEQKEITITHELGETTLMTNPEKVVAFDFGVLDSLDSLGVEVAAVPKNLIPDYLSTYNGEEYENVGSLKEIDYETLSEVAPDVIFISGRQADFYEELTEIAPTIYLGVDTTRYMESFEENMMTLGEIFTKQDEVETKLAEIKETMADVKEAAKDKNALVVLLNEGSLSAYGPGSRYGIIHDVMGVPAVDENIEASTHGQSVTFEYIVEKDPDYLFVIDRTAAIGGETSAEEALENELIKGTKAYQNEQIVYLDAAVWYLSGGGLESVDFMINEVATGLE
- a CDS encoding ATP-binding protein; translation: MSIFNLGENFHDKRSSFLERESERRRLTELYQLDLVETPEEESFDRITNLASRLFQAPIALFTLITDDKQWFKSCVGLTGELENVRSTDRSVAFCHHVVVERQPIVIEDTLLDDRFKHNRLVEEYGFRFYAGAPVMTKKGNVLGSLCLLDYEPRTFTSRDRQILIDLSQWIVTEIELRTDLVTRTNNERSIKTLYEVTSNKNLSFNEKLNLLLVVGSDRFQLTDGMVSEIELEQCKVIAAKNETGIVKNFSEVYRVEEYYTRQIVESLKPVHFRTSYSQSCEYEHLSEYLAAPIFLNETLYGSICFCTKGSIKRRISDSDIEFLQLIAQWIGNEIERIQAETSLQESQERFQQIANNINEAFWIYDFNEKKLVYKSPVWYEIVGKIGRECRNLDEWYQVIHPDDRDWVIETLRNLKTRAEFDYRLLYKNGQVHWIRNRIVPILNEKGEKFRFVGVAEDITEYKLNADLFRKSDKLAAVGQLAASIAHEVRNPLTSIKGFMQLGSYDTFNNPYHDLIISELNQIEEFVNEILILANSHIETVRERKKVIDLIEQSMYLVSDICEMQNISFLIHHREKDRSLWCNENQLKQVFHHIFTNAIEAMPNGGTIEIELGQENKEFFYVTIQDQGIGIEKERLARLGEPFYSNKEKGSGLGLMICYRIIENHKGQIHFTSELNKGTRVKLLLPLLD
- a CDS encoding ABC transporter ATP-binding protein codes for the protein MVEVKSTSKKYGQKLVVNDVSLQIAKGKITSFIGPNGAGKSTLLSGISRLISMDKGEIFIGDQNIQHAKTNELAKQISILKQTNSINIRLTIRELVAFGRFPYSQGRLTGEDWQAVDEAITYMGLEEIQHEFLDHLSGGQRQRAYIAMIIAQNTKYVLLDEPLNNLDMKHSVQIMKNLRKLVDELGKTVIIVLHDINFASCYSDYIVGLKNGQVVRSGTKDEIMTSASLKEIYDMDIPVQVINNQKICVYFS